The Panicum virgatum strain AP13 chromosome 3N, P.virgatum_v5, whole genome shotgun sequence genome includes the window CGTCGGGgaaggtggtggcggtggccagCTTCCAGTTCCACCGGTGGAACGGCGAGATCGAGCACCTCAAGACCGACATCGCCATCATGAACGTGGACCGGCAGGCGCAGGGCGGCCTGCGGCGCAAGGTGATCATCAGGAACGGCGGCTGGCCCACATGGGGCAGCGACAACGTCATCTTCTTCCACCGCGCCGACACCAAGCCTGGCACGATCAACACCTCCTGGGCCGTGTTCCGGTACGACATCGCCGCCGGCAAGGAGGAACGGGTGACGCCGGTCGGCATCGACGCCATGACTCCGGCGGCCATCAGCGAGACCAGGGTGGCCGTGGCGACCATCCGCAAGAAGTCCTTGCAGAACGTCATGACCGCACCGCGGGAGGAGGCGCAGTACCGCCACATCGAGATCTTCGACACCACCGCGCTCGACCGGCCGGCGCAGATCACCCTGAGCGCGAGGCCGAAGGCCGACCACTACAACCCCTTCGTCCTCGACGGCGGCAGCCGCATCGGCTACCACCGCTGCCGGACCGACAGGCTGGTCGCGCAGAATGGAACTTCCGTCGCCCAGAAGAACTTCGAGAAGGTGCAGACCCCGGCGTCGCACAAGGACGTGGGGCTGCTCCGGGTGGCCGGCGTGTTCCCGAGCTTCTCCAAGGACGGCTCCAAGCTCGCCTTCGTGGACAACGAGTTCAAGGCGGTGTGGGTCGCCGACAAGGACGGCCTGCGCGTGATCTACAACCTGATCGGCCAGAACAAGCTGTTCTCGACGGCGTGGAGCCAGAACCCCGACAAGGACACCCTGTACATCTGCGACGGCCCGGCCTTCACCCGCACCAGCGAGGTGAACATCTCCGCCATCGTCAAGGACCCGGACACCGGCAAGTGGAGGGCGCCGCAGCGGCTCACCAAGGGCAAGTTCAACAACGGGTTCCCGTCGAGCAGCCCCGACGGGAAACATCTGGTGTTCAAGTCGACGCGCGACAGGCTGCCCGGCGGCCAGAGGATGCACACGAACCTGTTCGTCATGGAGGACGCGGAGCTCGGGGAGTGGGGCGAGGGCACGGTGACGCAGCTGACGGACGGCGCATGCGTGGACACCCACTGCAGCTGGTCGCCCAGCGGCAACTGGATCGTCTTCGCCTCCTCCCGGGACAAGGACCCCAAGGCGCCGGACAGGGACCTCCTGGACGCCGGCTTCTTCAGCGTCTACCTGGTGAAcgccgccgagcgcggccccggcaAGGTGCCGCCCCCGGTGCGCGTCGTCCACAGCTCCGACACCTTCCGGGGCCACGTGAACCACCCCGTGTTCAGCCCGGACATGCGGAGCCTCGTCTTCACgtccgacctcgccgccgtgtCCGTGGAGCCCATCTCCATGCCCATCTTCATCCACTCCGTCAGGCCGTACGGCGACATCTTCTCCGTCGACCTCCGCGACAACAGCAAGGACGGCATCGCCAACAACAAGGACATCCAGGAGTTCCACCGCCTCACGCACAGCCGCTACGAGTACTCCACGCCGGCGTGGACCCAGTTCGCCGCCGTCGACCCCAACGAGCAGTGGAACCTGCTCAAGGTCATCAGCTACAACAAATACACGCCGCAGTGCCCGTACCTGCACGGCAAGGACGCCGAGGGGTGGCAGCTCACCGGCCACCTCACCATCCTCAACGGCAACGGGGAGAAGCCCGGCACTCTAAAGAGGTGCTGCTAAAATGTTGGATCGGCTGCTAGCTGCTTCATTATCCATGATCCATCCCTTGCTTGTATCGTCGTGTCGTTTGATTTCCTACATGCCGTAGGTGAAGTTTTTTCTTTCTGAATTTCCATTTCCAAAAATAAAAGGAGAGGGGGAAGCTCTGCTCTGCCCTCTGCTCAGCTCGTTCGCTgtattattttcttttacaaggGATTATACTGTTGTCCGTTTCACCTTTATTTAACTACGTGTCGTTGCAGTTACAAAAATAATGAAAACCGAAACGTTTTGTGAtatataataatattttattattatcCGTTTCACCTTTATTTAACTACGTGTTGCAGTCACAAAAATAATGAAAACCGAATTGTTTTGTGATATATAATCTTATTTGCTGGTCACTATATTTCTCCTGCAAAATTTTGACCATGGAGATGTCCTCGCTTCTGGTGGGATTAGCCATTCTGATACCGCATATCTGTTCTGCAATATTTGTTGGAACTAGCATATCAACCCGCTCAAGCACAGgataattagaattaatataaacaTAAAGTGTGTGGCAAATAATTATAATTGCCTATCTCACATcttctttcatctattaaatattctaacacatactaaAATACTTATTTACctttatctagttgcaatagattggTTCCATTTTGCTTCAAACCTTGATATGTGTTACTTATCTTTTTACCTCTTTTCTTTTGTCCTACAATTCGAACTTTGTGTTCTTCCTCTCAAGTCGCCATGGCATAATAAGGAGGCATTCTTAGGCCGCATACCGGCATGGTCCTGCCTAGGGACCGTTCTTGAATCTTAGTCAGAATATGACAAAACCGGAGGCTCCAGTTTCGGCTTCACCGTGAGCACGACAAGATCGCTCTGAACTCATGGCTCTATATATTCATGACACCACTATTTTTTAGACGTTCGGTTTACTAGGGATCAGATTAAGCTAATCTTAGTAGTTAGATTGGATTTTGAGCAAAGTTATGATATTTTGTTTGCCTGGAAAGAGCCTTGTAGTAAATAAACTAAGTCGGTCTACTCCTTATATATGATCACGTAATGAGAATCAATATTCTATCCTATCTACTACTCTTTCCTTCCGTATTTTCTACACTACATCCACCATATATAGTTAGCTCGCCACAGGCGAGGTAATATAATCAACCTCTGTTAAAGACTGATACCATCTATGCAGCCTTATGAACCCCTCCACCACACTAAAAAATCTATTAATTGCTCTGTTCGGCTGGTTATGactggctgatggctggtgctaatttagtatgagagaaaaacactactgGATGGTTGGAGCCGAATAGAGCGATTACGTTCAACATGAACTGAAATAGTCCCATCTCATTTCAACGCGACACGCACGCCAATCATTCTTTTATTAATGCATTACATATATTATTTTTCAATGTGCATGTAAACTTAGGAGAGCAACATACACCCCGGACTGGACAAAAAGCTCGTAGCTCATTAGCTCGCTCGAGTTCGGCTCGGCTCAACTCGGCTCGCTATAAATTGCTAACGGGCTGAGCTAAGATTTTTGCTCGTTAAGTAtaatgagccagctcgagctgctcACGAGCCGCTCGCGAGCCAAATGAGCCAAGGAGCCCAATAAGCAGCTGAGCAAATGCTGCGGTGGAGTAGAGGTAGAGCCCAGTAAACTTATCGGTCCAATCCTATCCATATTCCATACTCAAGTCTATCTCCAACCCTACCTGCC containing:
- the LOC120663845 gene encoding uncharacterized protein LOC120663845, with amino-acid sequence MGDSRGSIAFFGTYRPPVELDIFSLPANAAAKASDEWPLTDGKSYNHNGREIPAAALKELVSFLRKSDPKAGDAAKGLIFVSERDNGLETLHVALHGSSNDESPPRVLRLADIYGADTFGGVRLEDSGCFAGGFQAGGRTVGHSLIYVSTKEPGRARRTPWTVVYKTNLADGKTERLTPPDQYDLSPAVSPSGKVVAVASFQFHRWNGEIEHLKTDIAIMNVDRQAQGGLRRKVIIRNGGWPTWGSDNVIFFHRADTKPGTINTSWAVFRYDIAAGKEERVTPVGIDAMTPAAISETRVAVATIRKKSLQNVMTAPREEAQYRHIEIFDTTALDRPAQITLSARPKADHYNPFVLDGGSRIGYHRCRTDRLVAQNGTSVAQKNFEKVQTPASHKDVGLLRVAGVFPSFSKDGSKLAFVDNEFKAVWVADKDGLRVIYNLIGQNKLFSTAWSQNPDKDTLYICDGPAFTRTSEVNISAIVKDPDTGKWRAPQRLTKGKFNNGFPSSSPDGKHLVFKSTRDRLPGGQRMHTNLFVMEDAELGEWGEGTVTQLTDGACVDTHCSWSPSGNWIVFASSRDKDPKAPDRDLLDAGFFSVYLVNAAERGPGKVPPPVRVVHSSDTFRGHVNHPVFSPDMRSLVFTSDLAAVSVEPISMPIFIHSVRPYGDIFSVDLRDNSKDGIANNKDIQEFHRLTHSRYEYSTPAWTQFAAVDPNEQWNLLKVISYNKYTPQCPYLHGKDAEGWQLTGHLTILNGNGEKPGTLKRCC